A window of the Dickeya dianthicola NCPPB 453 genome harbors these coding sequences:
- the fabI gene encoding enoyl-ACP reductase FabI encodes MGFLNGKRILVTGVASNRSIAYGIAQSMHREGAELAFTYQNDKLKQRVDEFAKEFDSSIVLPCDVAEDASIEALFAELAKVWPKFDGFVHSIAYAPGDQLDGDYVNAVTREGFAIAHDISAYSFVAMAKACRSMLNPNSALMTLSYLGAERAIPNYNVMGLAKASLEANVRYMANALGRDGVRVNAVSAGPIRTLAASGIKNFKKMLSHCEAVTPIRRVVTIEDVGNAAAFMCSDLAAGISGEVLHVDGGFNIAAMNELELDD; translated from the coding sequence ATGGGTTTTCTTAACGGTAAGCGTATTCTGGTAACGGGCGTTGCCAGCAACCGCTCCATTGCATACGGTATCGCACAGTCGATGCACCGCGAAGGTGCCGAACTGGCGTTCACCTACCAGAACGACAAGCTGAAGCAGCGTGTGGATGAGTTTGCCAAAGAGTTTGATTCAAGCATCGTGTTACCCTGTGATGTGGCAGAAGATGCCAGCATTGAGGCACTGTTCGCTGAACTGGCGAAAGTCTGGCCGAAATTTGACGGTTTCGTTCACTCTATCGCCTACGCGCCGGGCGACCAACTGGATGGCGACTACGTGAACGCCGTCACCCGCGAAGGTTTCGCCATCGCTCACGACATCAGCGCCTACAGCTTTGTGGCGATGGCGAAAGCCTGCCGCAGCATGCTGAACCCGAATTCCGCGCTGATGACCCTGTCCTACCTGGGTGCCGAGCGCGCCATTCCGAACTACAACGTGATGGGTCTGGCGAAAGCGTCGCTGGAAGCCAACGTGCGCTACATGGCCAATGCCTTGGGCCGCGACGGCGTGCGCGTCAATGCCGTTTCCGCGGGCCCAATCCGCACGCTGGCGGCATCCGGCATCAAGAACTTCAAAAAGATGCTGTCTCACTGCGAAGCGGTCACCCCGATCCGTCGCGTGGTCACCATTGAAGACGTGGGCAACGCCGCGGCCTTCATGTGCTCCGACCTGGCTGCCGGTATCTCCGGTGAAGTTCTGCACGTTGACGGCGGCTTCAACATCGCCGCGATGAACGAGCTGGAACTGGACGATTAA
- a CDS encoding DUF2335 domain-containing protein: protein MLKATRRYLRAAGSILDLMPATDYLAGISKQSDAERMASDFQAIGDDLRVAMNAYGRKKELNQVLQNAEAQNRENEEARALAEKVESTLIENPVFLERLLARPQIKAIVSSTFFRGPLPPPEMLKEYDDIVPNGAERIMAKSEREQAHRHRITEKSLDGEMSRDKRGQWMAFAITMTILVIATLFAWKGERVFAGTLITLDLIGLASVFVIGRYRPSTNDE, encoded by the coding sequence ATGTTGAAGGCAACCCGCAGGTATCTTCGCGCCGCCGGCAGCATTTTAGATCTGATGCCAGCGACAGACTATTTAGCAGGCATCAGCAAGCAAAGTGATGCTGAGAGAATGGCCAGTGATTTTCAAGCCATAGGCGACGACCTAAGAGTAGCGATGAATGCATACGGAAGAAAAAAGGAATTGAATCAGGTATTGCAAAACGCTGAGGCACAGAATCGGGAAAATGAAGAAGCCCGAGCACTGGCCGAAAAGGTCGAATCGACTCTGATTGAAAATCCGGTATTCCTTGAACGCTTGCTTGCCAGGCCGCAGATCAAAGCCATCGTTTCATCCACATTTTTTCGCGGACCGCTTCCCCCTCCAGAGATGCTGAAGGAGTACGATGATATCGTGCCTAACGGCGCTGAAAGGATCATGGCGAAAAGCGAGCGGGAGCAAGCGCATCGCCATCGTATTACTGAAAAGAGTCTTGACGGTGAGATGAGCAGAGACAAACGTGGTCAATGGATGGCGTTTGCCATTACTATGACTATCTTGGTGATCGCAACTCTTTTTGCCTGGAAGGGCGAGAGGGTATTTGCCGGGACGTTAATCACCCTTGATTTAATCGGGCTGGCGTCAGTGTTTGTTATTGGAAGATATCGTCCCTCCACCAACGATGAGTAA
- a CDS encoding exoribonuclease II, with amino-acid sequence MFQDNPLLAQLKQQLHSQTPRAEGIVKATDKGFGFLEADAQKSYFIPPPQMKKVMHGDRIIAALHTEKEREIAEPETLVEPFLTRFVGRVQKKDDRLSIVPDHPLLKDAIPCRPARGVEQDFKAGDWAVAEMRRHPLKGDRGFFADLTHYITTGDDPLAPWWVTLSRHNLERIAPDADAAELNDGQLEREDLTGLDFVTIDSASTEDMDDALYVQDNGDGTLDMTVAIADPTAYVRADSELDAIARQRAFTNYLPGFNIPMLPRHLSDDICSLRPNERRPVLACRMTIAADGALSQIRFFAAWIESRAKLVYDDVSNWLEQQGDWQPESDNIADQIRLLHRVCLARNAWRTTHALVFRDRPDYRFLLGENGEVLDIVTEPRRIANRIVEEAMIAANVCAAQVLRDALGFGVYNVHNGFDPVSIDQAVAVLESNGIQADAQQLLTLDGFCVLRRELDAQPTQFLDSRIRRFQTFAEISTAPGPHFGLGLEAYATWTSPIRKYGDMVNHRLLKAVITHTPAEKPQDEVTLQLAERRRLNRMAERDVSDWLYARFLKDKAGTDARFTGEIMDVNRGGLRVRLLENGATAFIPASFIHAVRDELVCSQDTGIVTVKGEPVYRQSDTLTVMLTEVRLETRNIIAKPAA; translated from the coding sequence ATGTTTCAAGATAACCCGCTGCTTGCGCAGCTTAAACAGCAACTCCACTCTCAGACGCCACGAGCGGAAGGCATCGTCAAAGCCACCGACAAAGGATTCGGTTTTCTTGAAGCCGACGCGCAGAAGAGCTATTTCATCCCGCCGCCGCAGATGAAGAAAGTGATGCACGGCGACCGTATCATCGCCGCGCTGCATACCGAGAAAGAGCGCGAAATCGCCGAGCCGGAAACGCTGGTGGAACCGTTCCTGACCCGCTTTGTCGGTCGGGTACAGAAAAAAGACGACCGTCTGTCCATCGTGCCGGACCATCCGTTGCTGAAAGACGCCATTCCCTGCCGCCCGGCGCGCGGGGTCGAGCAGGATTTCAAAGCAGGCGACTGGGCAGTGGCGGAAATGCGCCGTCACCCGCTGAAAGGCGACCGTGGTTTTTTTGCCGATCTGACTCACTACATTACCACCGGCGACGACCCGCTGGCGCCCTGGTGGGTAACGCTGTCGCGTCATAACCTGGAGCGCATCGCGCCGGATGCCGACGCGGCCGAACTCAACGACGGCCAGCTTGAACGCGAAGATCTGACCGGGCTGGATTTTGTCACCATCGACAGCGCCAGCACCGAAGACATGGATGACGCGCTGTATGTGCAGGACAACGGCGACGGCACGCTGGACATGACGGTGGCGATCGCCGATCCGACCGCCTACGTGCGCGCCGACAGCGAGCTGGACGCCATCGCCCGTCAGCGCGCGTTCACCAACTACCTGCCCGGCTTCAATATTCCGATGCTGCCGCGCCACCTGTCGGACGACATCTGCTCGCTGCGCCCGAACGAACGCCGCCCGGTGCTGGCGTGCCGCATGACCATCGCCGCCGACGGCGCACTGAGCCAGATTCGGTTCTTTGCCGCCTGGATCGAGTCGCGCGCCAAACTGGTGTACGACGACGTGTCCAACTGGCTGGAGCAACAGGGCGACTGGCAACCGGAAAGCGATAATATCGCCGACCAGATTCGTCTGCTGCATCGCGTCTGTCTGGCCCGAAACGCCTGGCGCACCACCCACGCGCTGGTGTTCCGCGACCGTCCGGATTACCGCTTCCTGCTGGGTGAAAACGGCGAGGTGCTGGATATTGTCACCGAGCCGCGCCGCATCGCCAATCGCATCGTGGAAGAAGCGATGATCGCCGCCAACGTCTGCGCAGCGCAGGTATTGCGCGACGCGCTGGGCTTTGGCGTCTACAACGTCCACAACGGTTTCGATCCGGTCAGCATCGATCAGGCGGTGGCGGTACTGGAAAGCAATGGTATTCAGGCCGATGCCCAGCAACTGCTGACGCTGGACGGTTTCTGCGTTCTGCGCCGCGAGCTGGACGCCCAGCCGACCCAGTTCCTCGACAGCCGTATTCGCCGCTTCCAGACGTTTGCGGAAATCAGCACCGCGCCCGGCCCGCACTTCGGTTTGGGGCTGGAGGCTTACGCCACCTGGACCTCGCCGATCCGTAAATACGGCGATATGGTCAACCACCGTTTGCTGAAAGCAGTCATCACCCACACCCCGGCGGAAAAACCGCAGGATGAGGTGACGCTGCAACTGGCCGAGCGCCGCCGCCTCAACCGAATGGCGGAACGCGACGTCAGCGACTGGCTGTACGCCCGTTTCCTGAAAGACAAAGCCGGCACCGATGCGCGTTTTACCGGTGAAATTATGGACGTTAATCGCGGCGGTCTGCGCGTACGCCTGCTGGAAAACGGCGCTACCGCCTTTATTCCGGCATCGTTCATTCACGCGGTGCGCGACGAACTGGTGTGCAGCCAGGACACCGGCATCGTCACGGTGAAAGGCGAACCGGTCTACCGTCAGAGCGATACCCTGACGGTGATGCTGACCGAGGTGCGGCTCGAAACCCGCAACATCATCGCCAAACCGGCGGCCTGA
- a CDS encoding aldo/keto reductase codes for MKRITLGKSTLSVPNIALGCMRLAGKTQQEAVTLLQTALDAGIDFFDHADIYGGGRSEEMFAAAVRQAGIARDQLLIQSKCGIRPGFFDFSKAHIIAAVEGSLKRLNTDYLDTLLLHRPDALCEPDEVAAAFDELETSGKVRHFGVSNQHPLQVELLKTAVRQPLLANQLQLSIMHTPMIDAGLNVNMTHAPSLHHDGMVLEYSRLQGMTIQAWSPFQYGFFDGVFVGNDKFPQLNAALSHIAGQHGVSATALAAAWILRHPASMQVIVGSMDPHRLQDIATACELRISREEWYEIYRAAGNKLP; via the coding sequence ATGAAAAGAATCACACTGGGAAAAAGCACCCTGTCGGTCCCGAACATTGCGCTGGGCTGTATGCGGCTGGCGGGTAAGACGCAGCAGGAGGCGGTGACGTTGTTGCAGACGGCGCTCGACGCCGGGATCGATTTCTTTGACCATGCCGATATCTACGGCGGCGGGCGTTCCGAAGAGATGTTCGCCGCCGCGGTACGTCAGGCCGGCATCGCCCGCGACCAACTGCTGATACAAAGCAAATGCGGTATCCGCCCCGGCTTTTTCGATTTCTCCAAAGCACACATTATCGCCGCGGTCGAAGGTAGCCTGAAACGCCTGAACACCGATTACCTCGACACGTTGCTATTGCATCGTCCGGACGCGCTGTGCGAGCCGGATGAGGTCGCCGCCGCGTTTGACGAACTGGAAACCAGCGGCAAGGTGCGCCATTTTGGCGTCAGCAACCAGCATCCGTTACAGGTCGAATTGCTGAAAACCGCGGTGCGCCAGCCGCTGCTCGCCAACCAGTTGCAGCTCAGCATCATGCACACGCCGATGATCGACGCCGGCCTCAACGTCAATATGACCCATGCGCCGTCACTCCATCACGACGGCATGGTGCTGGAATACAGCCGGTTGCAGGGGATGACGATTCAGGCGTGGTCGCCGTTCCAGTACGGCTTTTTTGACGGTGTGTTTGTGGGTAACGACAAATTTCCGCAACTGAACGCTGCCCTGAGCCATATCGCCGGCCAGCACGGCGTGTCCGCCACCGCCCTTGCCGCAGCCTGGATTCTGCGTCATCCGGCCAGCATGCAGGTGATTGTCGGCAGTATGGACCCGCATCGTCTGCAAGACATCGCCACCGCTTGCGAACTGCGCATCAGCCGCGAGGAGTGGTACGAAATTTATCGCGCCGCCGGCAACAAACTGCCCTGA
- a CDS encoding carbon starvation CstA family protein: MKTIKNMSFWIAVAIAGAVAFAMLALSRGEHVNAVWLVIAAVACYSIAYRFYSFFIASRVFELDDRRLTPAERRNDGLDYVPTNKWVLFGHHFAAIAGAGPLVGPILAAQMGFLPGTLWILIGVMLAGAVQDFLVLFISTRRDGRSLGEMARQELGSFAGVVTMLGALGVMIIILSALALVVVKALANSPWGMFTIAATIPIALFMGVYMRFLRPGKIAEVSLIGFVLMMMAIVYGGDIAAHPYWGPFFTLKGTTLTWVLVIYGFIASVLPVWLLLAPRDYLSTFLKIGVIVGLAIGILFAMPELKMPAVSRFIDGSGPVFSGSLFPFLFITIACGAISGFHALVSSGTTPKLVERESHIRFIGYGAMLMESFVAIMALICASVIDPGVYFAMNAPAALIGTTVENAAQVISGWGFVITPTDLANIAKDVGEASILSRAGGAPTFAVGMAHIITEIFNSRAMMAFWYHFAILFEALFILTAVDAGTRACRFMVQDLAGLVVPNMGKSHSWLGNMAGTTVAVAGWGFFVYQGVIDPLGGINTLWPLFGIGNQMLASMALILGTVVLFKMKKQRYAWVTILPTAWLFITSMTAGWQKIFHEKPSIGFLAQAKRFSAGIESGTLIAPAKNMQDMATIVFSNQINAILCGFFMLVAVTMLVAAFFAIRRALHSDKPTTNETTAAWRQEAHNG; the protein is encoded by the coding sequence ATGAAAACCATCAAAAATATGTCGTTCTGGATTGCCGTAGCCATCGCGGGCGCCGTCGCGTTCGCCATGCTGGCCCTGAGCCGGGGTGAGCATGTCAATGCCGTCTGGCTGGTGATCGCGGCTGTCGCCTGTTACAGCATCGCTTACCGCTTCTACAGTTTTTTTATTGCAAGTCGGGTGTTTGAACTGGATGACCGCCGTCTTACTCCCGCCGAGCGCCGCAACGACGGACTGGATTATGTTCCCACCAACAAATGGGTATTGTTCGGTCACCATTTTGCCGCTATTGCCGGCGCCGGCCCGCTGGTGGGGCCGATTTTGGCCGCACAGATGGGCTTTCTGCCGGGAACGCTGTGGATACTGATTGGCGTGATGCTGGCCGGTGCGGTGCAGGATTTTCTGGTGCTGTTTATCTCCACCCGCCGCGACGGCCGCTCATTGGGCGAAATGGCGCGTCAGGAATTAGGTTCTTTCGCCGGCGTGGTCACCATGCTGGGTGCGTTGGGCGTCATGATCATCATCCTGTCGGCACTGGCGCTGGTGGTGGTCAAAGCGTTGGCCAACAGCCCGTGGGGGATGTTCACGATCGCCGCCACCATCCCGATTGCGCTGTTCATGGGCGTCTACATGCGATTCCTGCGACCGGGTAAGATTGCCGAAGTGTCGTTGATCGGTTTTGTGCTGATGATGATGGCGATTGTCTACGGCGGCGACATTGCCGCGCATCCCTACTGGGGGCCGTTTTTTACCCTCAAAGGCACCACGCTGACCTGGGTGTTGGTGATTTACGGATTTATCGCCTCGGTACTGCCAGTATGGCTGCTGCTGGCGCCGCGTGACTACCTATCCACGTTCCTGAAGATCGGCGTTATCGTCGGGCTGGCGATTGGCATCCTGTTTGCCATGCCGGAGCTGAAAATGCCCGCCGTTTCGCGCTTTATCGACGGCAGCGGGCCGGTATTCTCCGGCAGCCTGTTTCCGTTCCTGTTCATCACCATCGCCTGCGGCGCCATCTCCGGCTTCCATGCGCTGGTATCCAGCGGCACCACGCCCAAGCTGGTCGAGCGTGAAAGCCACATCCGTTTTATCGGTTACGGCGCCATGCTGATGGAGTCTTTCGTGGCGATCATGGCGCTGATTTGCGCCTCGGTGATCGACCCCGGCGTCTACTTCGCCATGAACGCGCCGGCCGCGCTGATTGGCACCACCGTAGAAAACGCCGCGCAGGTGATCAGCGGATGGGGTTTCGTCATCACGCCAACGGATCTGGCCAACATCGCCAAAGACGTGGGCGAAGCCTCGATTCTGTCCCGCGCCGGCGGCGCGCCGACCTTTGCCGTCGGCATGGCGCATATCATCACGGAAATCTTCAACAGTCGGGCCATGATGGCGTTCTGGTATCACTTCGCCATTCTGTTCGAAGCGCTGTTTATTCTTACCGCCGTGGACGCCGGTACCCGCGCCTGCCGCTTCATGGTGCAGGACTTAGCCGGGCTGGTGGTGCCGAACATGGGCAAGAGTCACTCCTGGCTGGGCAATATGGCCGGGACCACCGTGGCGGTGGCCGGCTGGGGATTTTTCGTCTATCAAGGGGTGATCGACCCGCTGGGCGGCATCAACACGCTGTGGCCGCTGTTCGGCATCGGTAACCAGATGCTGGCGTCGATGGCGCTGATTCTCGGCACCGTGGTGCTGTTTAAAATGAAGAAACAGCGCTACGCCTGGGTGACGATATTGCCTACCGCCTGGCTGTTCATCACCTCGATGACCGCCGGCTGGCAGAAGATTTTCCACGAAAAACCCAGCATCGGTTTTCTGGCGCAGGCCAAACGTTTCTCGGCCGGCATCGAATCCGGCACGCTGATCGCGCCGGCGAAAAACATGCAGGATATGGCGACTATCGTGTTCAGCAACCAGATTAACGCCATCCTGTGCGGTTTCTTCATGCTGGTCGCCGTCACCATGCTGGTCGCCGCGTTCTTCGCCATCCGCCGGGCGTTGCATAGCGACAAACCCACGACGAATGAAACCACGGCGGCATGGCGGCAGGAGGCGCATAACGGCTGA
- the kdgT gene encoding 2-keto-3-deoxygluconate transporter: protein MHIKRSIETIPGGMMLVPLFLGALCHTFAPGAGKYFGSFTNGLISGTVPILAVWFFCMGASIRLSATGTVLRKSGTLVVTKIAVAWVVAAVASRILPEHGVEAGFFAGLSTLALVAAMDMTNGGLYASVMQQYGTKEESGAFVLMSLESGPLMTMVILGTAGIASFEPHVFVGAVLPFLVGFVLGNLDPELREFFSRSVQTLIPFFAFALGNTIDLSVIGQTGFLGVMLGVAVIIITGIPLMVADKLLGGGDGTAGIAASSSAGAAVATPVLIAEMVPAFKPAAPAATTLVATSVIVTSVLVPIITAMWSKRVKGGDGTVPQADDEQDKVEQQAVRH, encoded by the coding sequence ATGCATATCAAACGTTCTATCGAAACGATTCCGGGTGGCATGATGCTGGTGCCGTTGTTCCTCGGCGCGCTGTGCCATACTTTTGCGCCGGGGGCCGGCAAGTATTTCGGGTCCTTCACCAACGGTTTGATCAGCGGCACGGTGCCGATTCTGGCGGTGTGGTTCTTCTGTATGGGGGCATCGATTCGGTTGAGCGCCACCGGAACGGTATTGCGTAAATCCGGCACGCTGGTGGTGACGAAAATTGCCGTGGCCTGGGTGGTCGCGGCGGTGGCGTCGCGTATTCTGCCGGAACACGGGGTTGAAGCGGGATTTTTCGCCGGGTTGTCCACGCTGGCGCTGGTGGCGGCGATGGACATGACCAACGGCGGGTTGTACGCCTCTGTCATGCAACAGTACGGCACCAAAGAAGAATCGGGCGCGTTCGTGCTGATGTCGCTGGAATCCGGCCCGCTGATGACGATGGTGATTCTTGGCACCGCCGGCATCGCCTCGTTTGAACCGCATGTATTTGTCGGTGCGGTGCTGCCGTTTCTGGTGGGGTTTGTACTGGGGAATCTGGATCCAGAATTGCGTGAGTTTTTCAGCCGTTCGGTGCAGACGCTCATTCCTTTTTTTGCTTTCGCGCTGGGCAATACCATTGATTTGAGCGTTATCGGTCAGACCGGGTTCCTGGGGGTTATGCTAGGTGTCGCGGTGATCATCATTACCGGTATTCCATTGATGGTGGCGGACAAGCTGCTGGGAGGGGGTGACGGTACCGCGGGGATTGCCGCTTCCAGTTCAGCAGGGGCAGCAGTGGCGACACCGGTGCTGATTGCGGAAATGGTTCCGGCGTTTAAACCGGCGGCGCCGGCGGCGACCACGCTGGTGGCGACATCGGTGATTGTGACATCGGTTCTGGTACCGATCATCACAGCGATGTGGTCAAAACGCGTCAAAGGCGGCGATGGCACCGTGCCGCAAGCAGACGATGAGCAGGATAAGGTGGAGCAACAGGCCGTACGTCATTAA
- the araD gene encoding L-ribulose-5-phosphate 4-epimerase, translated as MLEELKIQVFEANLALPRHQLVTFTWGNVSAVDRERGLMVIKPSGVEYDVMTAQDMVVVELESGRVVEGQRKPSSDTDTHRALYLAFASLGGIVHTHSRHATIWAQAGKDLPPWGTTHADYFYGPIPCTRLMTEAEINGRYEWETGQVIVDTFRERGLSPQDIPAVLVNAHGPFAWGTDAHNAVHNAVVLEEIAYMGIFSRQLTPALEPMQAALLDKHYLRKHGKNAYYGQ; from the coding sequence ATGTTGGAAGAACTGAAAATTCAGGTGTTTGAAGCCAATCTGGCTTTACCCCGGCATCAACTGGTGACCTTCACTTGGGGAAATGTCAGCGCGGTGGATCGCGAGCGCGGTCTGATGGTGATTAAACCCTCAGGTGTTGAGTACGACGTGATGACCGCGCAAGACATGGTCGTCGTTGAACTGGAAAGCGGCCGGGTAGTGGAAGGGCAGCGCAAACCCTCGTCCGACACCGACACCCACCGTGCGTTGTATCTGGCTTTCGCATCGTTAGGCGGTATCGTCCATACCCATTCCCGACATGCCACCATCTGGGCGCAGGCCGGGAAAGATTTGCCGCCGTGGGGCACCACCCACGCCGATTATTTTTACGGCCCGATCCCCTGTACCCGGTTGATGACCGAAGCGGAAATCAACGGCCGCTACGAGTGGGAAACCGGGCAGGTGATTGTAGACACTTTCCGCGAGCGCGGCCTGTCGCCGCAGGATATCCCGGCGGTGCTGGTCAATGCGCACGGCCCGTTCGCCTGGGGAACCGACGCGCATAACGCGGTGCATAATGCGGTGGTGCTGGAAGAGATCGCCTACATGGGTATTTTCTCGCGCCAGTTAACCCCGGCGCTGGAGCCGATGCAGGCAGCGCTGTTGGATAAGCACTATCTGCGCAAACACGGTAAGAACGCATATTACGGGCAGTGA
- the osmB gene encoding osmotically-inducible lipoprotein OsmB produces MQINKKLTTAVLAMVIVSTLAGCAGMNKRQRNTAIGAGIGALGGAVLTNGSAVGTVGGAAVGGIIGHQTTR; encoded by the coding sequence ATGCAAATCAATAAAAAATTAACAACAGCCGTACTGGCTATGGTGATAGTGAGCACGCTGGCGGGCTGCGCCGGCATGAACAAGCGCCAGCGTAATACCGCTATCGGCGCCGGCATCGGCGCGCTCGGCGGCGCCGTGCTGACCAACGGCAGCGCTGTCGGCACCGTTGGCGGCGCGGCGGTTGGCGGCATTATCGGCCACCAGACCACGAGATAA
- the yciH gene encoding stress response translation initiation inhibitor YciH, producing MRDDNSRLVYSTETGRIDELAAKAARPKGDGIVRIQRQTSGRKGKGVCLITGVDLDDAALETLAAELKKKCGCGGAVKDGAIEIQGDKRDQLKQLLEAKGMKVKLAGG from the coding sequence ATGCGCGACGACAACAGCCGTCTGGTGTATTCCACCGAAACCGGACGCATTGATGAACTCGCGGCAAAAGCGGCCCGTCCGAAAGGGGACGGTATCGTACGCATTCAACGTCAGACCAGCGGACGCAAGGGTAAAGGCGTGTGCCTGATTACCGGCGTCGATCTGGATGACGCGGCGCTGGAAACGCTGGCGGCGGAATTGAAAAAGAAGTGTGGCTGCGGCGGCGCAGTGAAAGATGGCGCGATCGAAATTCAGGGCGACAAGCGCGATCAACTCAAGCAGTTGCTGGAAGCCAAAGGCATGAAGGTCAAGCTGGCCGGGGGCTAA
- the pyrF gene encoding orotidine-5'-phosphate decarboxylase codes for MLNDGIIPVNGSHTSSNTTVIGSPIIVALDYADQRAAYDFVDHIDPKDCRLKVGKEMFTLFGPQLVKDLQQRGFEVFLDLKFHDIPNTTARAVAAAAELGVWMVNVHASGGARMMTAAREALTPFGRNAPLLIAVTVLTSMDEADLHGLGITLSPAEQAEKLARLTQQCGLDGVVCSAHEAVRLKQACGTDFRLVTPGIRPAGSDAGDQRRIMTPQQAQQAGVDYMVIGRPITQSAEPAQTLKTILASLGGQ; via the coding sequence ATGCTTAACGACGGGATCATACCAGTGAACGGCTCACACACCTCTTCGAATACCACGGTTATCGGTTCTCCGATTATTGTTGCGCTGGATTACGCCGATCAGCGTGCGGCCTATGATTTTGTCGATCATATCGACCCGAAAGACTGCCGGCTGAAGGTCGGCAAAGAGATGTTCACGCTATTTGGGCCGCAACTGGTTAAAGACCTGCAACAACGCGGTTTTGAGGTGTTTCTCGATCTCAAGTTTCACGATATTCCCAACACCACGGCCAGAGCCGTCGCCGCCGCCGCGGAGCTGGGGGTCTGGATGGTCAATGTACACGCCAGCGGCGGCGCACGGATGATGACAGCGGCGCGTGAAGCGCTGACGCCGTTTGGCCGCAACGCGCCGTTGCTGATTGCGGTGACGGTGCTGACCAGTATGGATGAGGCGGATCTGCACGGGCTGGGGATTACCCTGTCGCCCGCGGAGCAGGCTGAAAAGCTGGCGCGGCTGACACAACAGTGCGGTCTGGACGGCGTGGTGTGTTCCGCCCATGAAGCCGTCCGGCTCAAGCAGGCCTGCGGCACGGATTTCCGGCTGGTGACGCCGGGAATTCGCCCGGCAGGCAGCGACGCGGGCGATCAGCGCCGTATTATGACGCCGCAACAGGCGCAGCAGGCCGGGGTGGATTACATGGTGATTGGCCGTCCGATTACGCAGTCTGCCGAGCCCGCTCAGACGCTGAAAACCATTCTGGCTTCGCTGGGAGGGCAGTGA
- the lapB gene encoding lipopolysaccharide assembly protein LapB: MLELLFLLLPVAAAYGWYMGRRSVQQDKQDETNRLSREYVTGVNFLLSNQQDKAVELFLDMLKDDSNTFEAHLTLGNLFRSRGEVDRAIRIHQALTESASLSFEQRLLAVQQLGRDYMVAGLYDRAEEIFKQLVDEEEFRVSALQQLLQIHQSTSDWPNAIDTAEKLVKLGKTQLRSEIAHFYCEQSLQAMGSDDLDKAMAMLKKASAADTQCARVSIMLGRIYMAQQNYAQAVAVLQQVLEQDTELVSETLPMLQECYRHLQQPESWAAFLRRCVEEKSGSTTDLMMADVLEQYESTESAQTYITRQLQRHPTMRMFHRLIDYHLREAEDGRAKESLLVLRNMVGEQIQAKPRYRCHKCGFTSQSLYWHCPSCRTWASVKPIRGLDGE, from the coding sequence ATGCTAGAACTGCTGTTTCTGTTGCTGCCGGTTGCCGCCGCCTATGGCTGGTATATGGGGCGCAGGAGTGTACAGCAGGACAAACAGGACGAAACTAATCGCCTGTCGCGCGAATACGTCACCGGGGTGAACTTTCTGTTGTCCAACCAGCAGGATAAGGCCGTTGAGCTGTTTCTCGACATGCTCAAGGATGACAGCAACACCTTCGAAGCTCACCTGACTCTCGGCAATCTGTTCCGCTCGCGTGGCGAGGTAGATCGCGCCATCCGCATCCATCAGGCGCTGACCGAAAGCGCCTCCCTCAGTTTTGAACAGCGATTGTTGGCGGTGCAGCAACTGGGGCGCGACTACATGGTAGCCGGGCTGTACGACCGCGCCGAAGAAATCTTCAAGCAATTGGTGGATGAAGAAGAGTTTCGCGTCAGTGCGTTGCAGCAACTGCTGCAGATTCACCAGTCCACCAGCGACTGGCCGAACGCCATCGACACCGCCGAAAAACTGGTCAAGCTGGGCAAGACGCAGTTGCGCAGCGAAATCGCCCATTTTTATTGCGAGCAGTCGCTACAGGCGATGGGCAGCGATGATCTCGACAAAGCGATGGCGATGCTGAAAAAGGCGTCCGCCGCGGATACCCAATGCGCCCGCGTGTCTATCATGTTGGGGCGCATTTATATGGCGCAGCAAAATTATGCTCAGGCGGTTGCCGTGCTGCAGCAGGTGCTGGAGCAGGACACGGAATTAGTCAGTGAAACGCTGCCGATGTTGCAGGAGTGCTATCGCCACTTGCAGCAACCGGAGAGCTGGGCGGCATTTTTGCGCCGCTGCGTTGAAGAAAAAAGCGGCTCCACTACGGACCTGATGATGGCGGATGTGCTGGAACAGTATGAAAGTACGGAATCGGCTCAGACTTACATCACCCGCCAGTTGCAGCGTCATCCTACTATGCGGATGTTCCACCGGTTGATCGACTACCACCTGCGTGAAGCGGAGGACGGCCGCGCCAAAGAAAGCCTGCTGGTGCTGCGCAACATGGTTGGCGAGCAGATTCAGGCCAAGCCGCGCTATCGCTGTCACAAATGCGGTTTCACCTCGCAGTCGCTCTACTGGCATTGCCCTTCCTGCCGGACCTGGGCCAGTGTGAAACCTATCCGCGGGCTGGACGGGGAATAG